Below is a genomic region from Deinococcus misasensis DSM 22328.
GAACTCAGCGACAAAGCCAAAAAAGAATTCCACGAAGCCGATTTTGACCACATCAAAGAACCCGTGATCCGGGTGGTTGAAGATGCCAAAGTCAAAGCAGATGCTCTGGCCACCGATGTGAAAGAGTTTGCCAGCAAAGCCCAGGACACTGCGGTCTGGAAAGACATGGAAGAGAACCGCACCCGCAACCTGATCATTCTGGGTGCTGTGCTGGCCCTGCTTGCTTTGCTGTTCATGCGTCGCCGTTGACGCAGCAAAAATAAACCCCCTGGAAAGGAGACTCCGATGAAATTGCTGATTTCTGCTGTCGTCGGACTGGGTCTGGTGCTTTTGAGCAAGAAGCTGATGGACCAGAGCAGGGTCAAACCTGTGCTGGCTTTGCCCAGTTCTGAACGCGACCATGCCGAAGACACCGTGCATTGAGAATGTGCACTGAGAGGGCGTTCATTGAAGAAGCCCATCCCAAACAACAAAGACAAAAAAGACCAGAGGGATGTCCTCTGGTCTTCTGATTTTTGACAGCTTGATGTTTCAGGTGGTGTATTCACCATTGATTTTGACGTACTCGTAGGTCAGGTCGCAGCCCCAGACGGTGGCTTCCTGATCGCCCAGATTCAGGTGCACATCAATCAGGATGTCCTTGCCTTTCAGGTAAGCGGTCAGGGCATCGAGTTGACCGGTGTCGGAGTTGCCTTTGTCGTAGACCATCAGGTCTCCAAAAGAAATCTGCACCAAGTAAGGATCAATCTGGGTGTTGAAGGTCTCCACCTTGCCCAGAGCCATGGCGATGCGTCCCCAGTTCGGATCCGTGCCGAAAATGGCGGTTTTCACCAGAGGGCTGTTCACAATGCTTTTGGCAAGGGCTTTGGCGTCCTGAAAAGAATTGGCCCCTTTGACGCGCACCTCGATCAACTTGGTGGCCCCTTCACCATCTCTGGCGATTTCCTGTGCCAGTTCAATGGCCATGCTCAGAAAAACCTGTTTGAAAGCCTCCAGATCCACTTCTCCGGCCAGTCCGTTGGCCATCATCGCCACGGTGTCTGACGTGGAGGTGTCGGTGTCCACACTGACCATGTTGAAAGACAGGTTGACCACTTCGCGCAACAGGTTTTGCAGGGTCTCTGGATCGATTTTGGCATCGGTAGCAAAGTAGGACAGCATGGTGGCCATGTTCGGCTCGATCATGCCACTTCCTTTGGCCATGCCCACCAGAACCGCATCGCCAATTTTCGCTGCCCGCACTTTGGGACGGGTGTCGGTGGTCATGATGGCAACTGCAGCATCTTCCAGATGGCCTGCTTGGAGTTCTTTGCCCACACCCACAATGCCTTTGCGGATGATGTCCATGGGCAACTGGCGACCAATGACCCCAGTGGAGGAGGGGAGGATGTCCTCTGGCTGAATGGAGAGTTCTTCGGCGACCAGACGCACAATTTCACGGGCATTCTGGATGCCTTGCTCTCCGGTGGCCACGTTGCTGTTGCCCGAGTTGATCACAAAAGCCTGCAAAATGCCGTTCTGAACGTGCTCACGGCCCACAATGATCGGGCTTCCACAAAAAGCACTCTTGGTGAACACCGCTGCGCCCGAGGCGGGCACTTCAGAGGCGATCACGGTGAAATCCAGCAAACCCTGTTTGATGCCAATGTTTTTGGCACACACTTGAAAGCCTCTGGGCTGAAAGGGAAGGGTCATCAAAACTCCTTATGCAAAGGATTCGCGGGTGAACTGCTCGGGGAGGTGAAACCCTTTGCTGTTCCAGAAGCGAACCTCATGTTCAATTTGGTGTTGGTGCCCATCCAGAACCGCTTGCAGCACATCCTTGCAGGACTCTGGAAAAAGCACCCTCAGGGTGGTGGTGGGAATGGGAGCGATGTAAAACGCAATCTGGGCTTCTGACATGCTGGGAAACACCCGATGCAACTCTTCGCGGATGTGCTCGGGATCGAGCTTCTGGTTGTGCTCCGCATGGGTGGAATACCGCACAACGGCTTCCAGCAGCATTTCGATGTAGGCTTCCAGATGGGGTTGAGGCAGACCGGGCAGGGCAAGGTGCTGGATCTCCAGCTTTGGAGGCTGAATGCCCCAGTAGCCCTTGCAGTCGTTCAGGCAGTCCTGAAAAGAGCCCAGACTGTTCCCAAAGTACCCATCCTGCCCGAGCACCCGGTACACTTCGATCAAATCACTGAAGGTGCTGACCTCTGGAACGGTCAGCAGTGCATGGTCTGGATGAACTTCAAGACCGGCCTGAGAACGGTGTCCCGCAGCGTTGAAATGAAAGAAGTGGTCGATTCGGTAACCCATGGTCTTCTTTTATTCTAGGGATTCACTCTTGCCAAATTCATAACTGCCCAGAGGGAACGCTGTAATCCTGATCCCCTTCGAGGCCCAGCATGACATCCAGATTCTGTGCAGCCGCTCCAGAAGCGCCTTTCCCAAGGTTGTCCAATCTGGAGACCAGCAACATTTGACCGAGTTCAGGGTTGGCAAACACAAAAATTTGCAGTTTGTTGGTGTCGTTCAGGGCTTGCGGGTCAAGAATGGCATTCTCTGGTTTGCCATGCTCATAAGGCATCACTTCAATGAAGCGTTGACCCTGATAATGTTTCTCCAGTGCAGCATGGATGTGCTCTGGGGTGGTGCCCTCAGGGAACATGCTCAGGTGCAGGGGAACCTGAACCAGCATTCCCTGACGCCATGCCCCAACGGCTGGCGTGAACAGGGGCGCGTGCTGCAAACCCCCATAGGTTTTCATCTCTGGAAGGTGCTTGTGGGACAGGCCCAGAGCATAAGCTTTGAACTGTCCGGCCATCGGATGGGTGCCTTTCCCTTCCATGGCATCCACCAGTTGACGGCCTCCGCCAGAGTAACCACTGAAACCCTGCACACTCAGAAGGGCCTCCTCAGAGAGCAGCCCTGCATCGGTGAGGGGACGGATCAGGGCAATCATGCCTGTGGAGTAACAACCGGGATTGGAAACAAACCGGGCATTGCGAATGCGGTCCTTCTGGCCCTCTGTCATCTCAGGGAAACCATAAGTCCAGCCTTCAGCCACGCGAAAAGCGGTGCTGGCGTCCAGCACACGGGTGGTGTGGTTGTCCAGCATTTCCACGGCTTCTTTGGAGGCCTCGTCGGGAAGGCACAACACCACCACATCGGCAAGGTTCAGCAAGCGTTTGCGCTCGTTCTGGTCTTTCCGCAAAGCCGGATCAATGCTGATGAGTTCCAGATCGGTGCGGTCTTGCAGACGCGCCCGGATTTGCAGGCCTGTGGTTCCGGCCTCGCCATCAATGAATACTCGGGGTTTACCCATGTGTGTTCTCCTGCTTTCAGGGTTTGGGCAGCAAAACGAGCCGTTTCAACTGCTCCCTCTGGGCATCGTCCAGCGTGCCAGAGATGCTTTCAATGTAACGGGAATCCAGAGTTTCTTGAATCTGGATGTCTATGAACCTGTTCATGCATTTCCAGCGCACCACCTGATGCTTCGTGACCCTCAGCCAATAAGATTTTGCCGATGGAAAAGGTGTGAGGGTCACCTTTCCTTCCTGACCTCCTTGCAATACAGGAAGGTCAAAAAGATCCAGCGAGGCCAGAACATGGATGTCTTGATGGTTGATCTGGCCAAGAAGGATCAGTTGAGGATCACGAGGAATGCCCAAGATGGCATTGCTGTAGAGCAGCGGCACATCTGTGGGCAACCTCAGATTTCCCAAAAGCACATCAGGTTGAACCGTTCTGGTCATGAGAAACACCTTGGTGCCTTCTGCCTTCAGCTTTCTGCCTTCAGCTTTCTGCCTTCAGCTTTCTGCCTTCTGCTTCTTTACCAGCGAACGTTCTGTCCACCCATCACATGGTAAATCAGGGCTTTCTGGGCATGCAGGCGGTTTTCGGCCTGATCAAACACGCGGGATTTGCGGTGTTCGGTGGCTTCGGGGACCACTTCTTCGCCGTAGTGGGCAGGGAGGCAGTGCAGGAAGATGCCCTCTGGCTTGATTTTTTCCAGCATGGGGGCGTCCACACAGAAACCTGCGAAAGCTTTGCGTTTGCGGTCGGCTTCGGCTTCCTGACCCATCGAGATCCAGACGTCGGTGTAAAGCACATCGGTGCCTTCCAGAGCCTCTTCGATGTTGTGGGTCAGGGTGATGTTGGCTCCAGCCTTGATGGCTTCGAGCAGCACACCACCGTTGGGCTCGTAGCCCACAGGGGTGCAGACGGTGACGTGTGCTCCGGTCAAGATGCCCATGTGGATGTGGCTGTTCGCGAGGTTGTTGCCGTCTCCGAGGTAGGTCACTTTCAGGCCAGAGAGGTTTCCTGCGCCGAAGTTCTCCTCGATGGTCTGGTAGTCTGCGAGCAGTTGCACAGGATGCAGGAAGTCGGACAGACCGTTGATCACTGGAACACTGGCATGCTCGGCAAGCTCCATGAGGGTGCTCTGGAGGTACACGCGGGCCATGATGCCATCCACCCAGCGTTCCAGGTTCTTGGCAACATCGCTGACCCGTTCACGCACGCCCAGACCAATCTCGTTGTTGGTGAGGGTGATGGCATGACCGCCCAACTGGTAGGTGGCCACATCGAAGGTGGTGCGGGTGCGCAAGGAGGCTTTTTCGAAAATCAGGGCAAGGGTCTGGCCTTCCAGAGGCTTGAGACCTTTAAATTCGCCGCGTTTCATGGAGTGGGCGGTGTCCATGAGGGTGCGGTATTCTGCAGGCGTCACGTCCAGATTGCTCAGGAAATCTCTGCCAGTGAGGATCGGGGGGAACTTCGTCATAGGTTAATGATTATACATAATTTTTGTGGTTTTTGAATAATTATTTGTAGGTGATGTGGGGGGTGGTGCAAAGTCTGATCTTGGGCGATCAATGGAAAAATGTGTCAGCGATCCGCCTTCAGCAGTCAGCGCAAAGCCCATCCAGAGGCATTTGCTTTCGAGCATATGGAGACAATACAGCAAATCTCACTCAGGTTTTTCAGATTCAAGGGATTGCAACCTTCGTTGAGTGGAGGATGGTCCCTTTGCTCCGAAAGTCATGTTGTGGAGGGTTCATGGATACCAAAAAAAGGGGCGCGATAATCTCGCGCTTGATGGTGGAGGTTCAATTTGTTCAGGATGTGGGATTCCCCGGAGGATGTTTGGGGTGATCAAACAGAAATAGATCGGGATGGGTTATGCATGTCCTCTTTGCGCCCCAAGAACAGCTTACCCTGTCTGCGGTCAGGGAAACATCACATTTTTGGCATTCGGGATTTCCCGTAGGCAAGCCTAAAGGTCAGGTTAAGAAAAACATGTGGAATTCGCTCAACAGTCGATTCTGAGGCATTTTGATGCATGGATTGATTTTCTTCTCTGTGACACCCAGATTGTGGAAACCAGAACAAAAAATTTCGGTTGTTTGGAATTGAAAGCATCAAATTCCATGAGCTCCCACTGAATTGCACCTGTTCAAAACTTAAACGTTTTCGTGCCCGTTTTCAGCCCAGAAATGCTGCAATCCACCAGAGCCATGCCCCAGATCAGGTGCATTTCGAATGGCCCCTTGCAAGTAATCATGGGCTTTTTGGGTGCCCTCTGGCAATTCAAATCCCAGAGCAAGATGGGCAGCGATGCTGCTGGAAAGGGTGCATCCTGTGCCGTGCAAGTGCCGGGTGTGTTGTCTGGGAGCTTGAAAGGTGCCCATCTGAACACCATCCATCCACAAAACATCGGTGAGCACATCAGAAGTGCCATGTCCTCCTTTGACCAGAAAGTTCCCCTTCAGAGGGACTTTTCCCTGATACAGCACTTCAAGCTCTGGCAAATTGGGGGTGATCAAGGTGGCAATAGGAAAAAGCAAGGTTTTCAGGGCTTCTGTGTCCTCTGGGGCGAGCAAAGCTTTTCCACTGCTGGACACCAGCACAGGATCAAGGACGATGGGGATTTCCAGACCTTTCAAAGCCGCATGCACAGCCTGAATGATGCTCTGGTTGCCCAGAGCCCCAATTTTGACGGCATGGATGGGAAAGTCAGCTCTCAGGGCCTGAATCTGCTGAAACACCAGTTCTGCAGGCAGGAGATGCACCCGTTTCACCCCAAGGGTGTTTTGCACCGTGATCAGGGTGGGAACGGTCAATCCGTAGACTTTGTGGGCATGAAAGGTTTTCAGGTCGGCTTGAATGCCTGCCCCTCCAGAGGGGTCAGAGCCAGCAATGGAAAGGGCAACATGCATGGTTGTTCATTTTATCCTTCTGTCTGAAGGGTGAAAAAGCTCCAGCCTCCTCGGGGTCGGTTCAGGTGTTCCAAGTGCAGAACAGCATGCAGGGCATCTTGCACCTGCAACACTCGGATGTAACCTGCGAATTGATGCATCTCAGTGTGCAGGGCGTACCCTTCAAAAGCCTCGTCAGGATGGAGCATTCGGTGTCTGGGCGTCCATCCAGCATCTTGCATCGCCTTGCTGTAATGGATCAAGACATCTTCCAGAGGCAGGTCTCCCAGCAGGCGTGCCTGAAAAAACATCCTTGCACCATCCCCAGAGGAACCTTCTGGAAGCACCATCATGTGCTCTGGTGGTTCAAGTCTGGGAATCCATGCCTGCATGGGGGTGGTGACAGCTTGCATTGGCCTGAGGGAGTGGGTCCAGACCATTTCCACCTGACCTTCCAGAAACACCAGATGCACCTGAGCGTGGTCTGTGCGGTAATGGGTGGGATCAGGAAAAGGAAATGCTGGAAGAGAGGACTCCGAAGGCAAAAACCCACTCTGCACGACATCATCCAGAGGAACATGTTTTGCATGCCCTGTGTGATACAAAACCCGTTCAAACTCAGGTTGAAGCAGGTGCTGGGGTCGCAAGTCATCCCAGAAAATCCGGACCTGGTGGTGGCCCCCTTCAAACTGTTCTTCGATGCTTCCAACCAACCGCTGTCCAATGTGGGCCACATCCAGTTCAAAATGAGGAGGCAAAGCCTCTGGAAACATCCGGTGGGTTCTGGAATCAAATTGGGCAAACCGTTTCAAAAGTTCCATTTCAAGGGTCATGCCTCAGGGTAAGGGTTTTGGGGCTCAGGTTCCCTCCAGAGAAATCCCTGATGGGGGAGAACCCACTTTCTCCTGTGGGGCAAGGCATGCCTTGCCCCTACACGTTCGGCCTCCCCTAAGTGTTCCTCCATTGACAGGCCCTCACCCTTCCTGATAAACCTGTAATTGTCACTCGGGGT
It encodes:
- the argJ gene encoding bifunctional glutamate N-acetyltransferase/amino-acid acetyltransferase ArgJ — its product is MTLPFQPRGFQVCAKNIGIKQGLLDFTVIASEVPASGAAVFTKSAFCGSPIIVGREHVQNGILQAFVINSGNSNVATGEQGIQNAREIVRLVAEELSIQPEDILPSSTGVIGRQLPMDIIRKGIVGVGKELQAGHLEDAAVAIMTTDTRPKVRAAKIGDAVLVGMAKGSGMIEPNMATMLSYFATDAKIDPETLQNLLREVVNLSFNMVSVDTDTSTSDTVAMMANGLAGEVDLEAFKQVFLSMAIELAQEIARDGEGATKLIEVRVKGANSFQDAKALAKSIVNSPLVKTAIFGTDPNWGRIAMALGKVETFNTQIDPYLVQISFGDLMVYDKGNSDTGQLDALTAYLKGKDILIDVHLNLGDQEATVWGCDLTYEYVKINGEYTT
- the argC gene encoding N-acetyl-gamma-glutamyl-phosphate reductase, which translates into the protein MGKPRVFIDGEAGTTGLQIRARLQDRTDLELISIDPALRKDQNERKRLLNLADVVVLCLPDEASKEAVEMLDNHTTRVLDASTAFRVAEGWTYGFPEMTEGQKDRIRNARFVSNPGCYSTGMIALIRPLTDAGLLSEEALLSVQGFSGYSGGGRQLVDAMEGKGTHPMAGQFKAYALGLSHKHLPEMKTYGGLQHAPLFTPAVGAWRQGMLVQVPLHLSMFPEGTTPEHIHAALEKHYQGQRFIEVMPYEHGKPENAILDPQALNDTNKLQIFVFANPELGQMLLVSRLDNLGKGASGAAAQNLDVMLGLEGDQDYSVPSGQL
- the argF gene encoding ornithine carbamoyltransferase; this translates as MTKFPPILTGRDFLSNLDVTPAEYRTLMDTAHSMKRGEFKGLKPLEGQTLALIFEKASLRTRTTFDVATYQLGGHAITLTNNEIGLGVRERVSDVAKNLERWVDGIMARVYLQSTLMELAEHASVPVINGLSDFLHPVQLLADYQTIEENFGAGNLSGLKVTYLGDGNNLANSHIHMGILTGAHVTVCTPVGYEPNGGVLLEAIKAGANITLTHNIEEALEGTDVLYTDVWISMGQEAEADRKRKAFAGFCVDAPMLEKIKPEGIFLHCLPAHYGEEVVPEATEHRKSRVFDQAENRLHAQKALIYHVMGGQNVRW
- the thiD gene encoding bifunctional hydroxymethylpyrimidine kinase/phosphomethylpyrimidine kinase; the encoded protein is MHVALSIAGSDPSGGAGIQADLKTFHAHKVYGLTVPTLITVQNTLGVKRVHLLPAELVFQQIQALRADFPIHAVKIGALGNQSIIQAVHAALKGLEIPIVLDPVLVSSSGKALLAPEDTEALKTLLFPIATLITPNLPELEVLYQGKVPLKGNFLVKGGHGTSDVLTDVLWMDGVQMGTFQAPRQHTRHLHGTGCTLSSSIAAHLALGFELPEGTQKAHDYLQGAIRNAPDLGHGSGGLQHFWAENGHENV